The genomic region TGCAGGTATCCACTGGCACTACGGCACCCGGTCCCATGCTCCTGAGCTCACAGCAGGGTACTACAACACCCGTTTCCGAGACGGTTACCGTCCTATCGCACAAATGCTAGCTCGCAATGGTGCTATCTTCAACTTCACCTGTATCGAGATGAGAGATCACGAGCAACCACAGGATGCTCTGTGTGCGCCTGAGAAACTCGTCAGGCAAGTCGCTTTAGCCACTCAAGAAGCTGGGGTTCCACTTGCTGGAGAAAACGCACTGCCAAGGTATGATGGGTGCGCACACGAACAAATATTGCAGGCCTCGGCATTGAATGTTGAGGGGAACTCAACCGGGAGGGAGATGTGTGCGTTTACCTATCTGAGGATGAACCCGGATTTGTTTCAACCGGATAACTGGAGACGGTTTGTGGATTTCGTGAAGAAAATGAGAGAAGGGAAAGATGTGCAGCGGTGTTGGGAGCAAGTTGAGCGTGAGGCCGAGCATTTTGTGCATGTGACTCGGCCTTTAGTGCAAGAAGCTGCAGTCGCGCTTACGCATTAATGCCGATATATGTAGGATGGTATGCACGGACTAGATCTTATATTCTAGATCCTATTCcatcctttaatttatttaatatacaaatGCCACATGTACAAAAATTTcccttaaataaaataaaatgacataatctatatatatatatgatgtgcatatattaaatgaaattaaaatataataaaatttaaaataaaaattcaagaccGATCACATGCGAGATAAAGCAGAGGCAGAGATGTAGATAGCGGATGATGATGTCTTTGCAGCTTCTTTGaacctaaaaataatattttgcatCACCGgagcaaaaaataatagaagtcAAGAAACGTTGTTGGAAGTTTGTTTTACCTCTACAAATTCACCATCCAATTTTCTGGGAATTTGATGGAAATGTAAGGAACGTTATGAAAACGAAAGGCTGACAAGCCTATATGAGGCTGAACCCGTCACGACGCCGCAATTATTAAGTGATTAAATTCatgttatattaaatattttgtgcaTTAAATGTACCGATAATTGTCAGATAATTCTTACTTAATATGTGACCACTTAGATATCAAGTCGTCCAGGTAGATTGACATCATTTAATtaccataaaatatttataatccCTATCTATCTCAATATAGTTTTAACTTGAATTGTCAGGTTTTGGGCACTATTTtatctcataaaataaattgtataagaAGTATTTTATCCTTTGAATTacgatcatttttttattttggcattaatttttttttcaatttactaTACCAACAATGTGAATTTTGCAACTTAACATCTAATGCTGTTTTTTGGCAGAAACTTTCACTCGAAAAAGCCACATGCACAACACACGTGAAATTTAAGGGAAAATTcgcctttttttaatttattatttgcaagtctacttttttttaaaacaaaaaattcctCGTTCAAGCGATTAGTCAACGGTACTTTCCCTCCCTATTGcgcaacaaagaaaaaaggctgttttagcataaatttGGAGGCAAACAACTAAAGAATATGGCACAAATGAAATTAACCAATATGGAAGAAATACAATCTGAAAGTCTTCATGGACAGATTTGAATCGCGGAAGAAGATACATGGCTTGTGCAAAAGTTCAAGTAAATTTCTGGCTTAGGAGCTTTCATACTCGAATCCAAGATTCTTCCTTATTTCTAAATggatttgttaaattttaggTTGGATTTCATCTTTTGTTGTAAGAACATGAtgtattactaaaaaaatgaaccaaatttgtgattttgtgggcaaaatccaaatttaatttgtaatttaaaaccccaaatttcttttattttgcacattaattgttgaaatattgaaaatttgtgAATTGAATGTTTGTTTTAACATTTCAGAAACTCGAAGGTTAAATTTACTTTGTACAGATTGACCCCTAATGTGCATCAATGCTCGATAGATTATACCTTGGTTGCTTCCAAGAGTATGGGCTTGAAGATGAGGTGAAAGTGGCAAAATCATTGCAGAACTGGTAAGGTTAGATATGAATGTAAGTGTTTAGTGGATATCAGACAAATCataaccaactattacaatGATTTGGAGTATGAAACTCCTTAATATATACAGATCaatattacagaaataaaGAATGAATGTCAGTGaaagaaaaactaataaagataaaaaaaaacactgtTTATAAAGTCGGCTCAGAATCTGTCAGATCCAACAAGAGGAACACGATCACAATAGTTTTGTACTCAAAGAGCACCAAGCCCACGGTAACACCATAGATCACCAGAAACCCGACCTCACAAAACCAATCACTaagatttcttttttcacacTATCACAAAAGGCCTCAACACTCACGGTttcatgaagaagaagagtaaGAGGGCTTTTGAGGATTTCAATATTCTGTATATCTCAGTAAAGGAAGAGCACATCTATTTATACGATCCAGAGAAGAGGTGAGAATGGAAGGCCATAGAGGCTTTCCTTAAACCATTGGATTGGTTTAGGAAAGGGGCCATGGAAACCGGTCAGAGAGAACGGAAGAAATTACAGAGAGATTCTGGAGAAGCAGAAGCAGACAACGCAAGAGAGAAATGAGGGTTATGGCAACGCAATGAGTATATAAGTACCTGGTAAGTGGGTCGTGTCATGGGCCAGTAATGTGGGTTGCCAGGTGGACTGGGTGTTGGATTTTTAACTGGGCCTACCAAAAATAAGGTCATGGGccataaatataacaataaggTTAGATGCCATGGTTGTGGTTGGTTTTAGATATGTTTTAAGATTATGTTAAATGGCTTGTGCGGGGGTGTAGAATATGTAAGAACCcaattttcatgtatattgtGATTGTGGAACATTTATGAAATGGTTATATCTTGAAATATGTTCATTTTGCtaccttaattttaaaagaatgaaatacAAAAGTTACATGCACAAGGACAAACATGCTTTGTTAACATTTCATGGACAAACAAGCCAGAAGTGCTAGTCTTTCAAACACAGTAGGGCTGGTCATTTACTGGACAAAAGCTGAACTAGAGTGAGTGTTCAAACACTCAAGATGCCTGTAGAATAAGCCATATATAGTTTTAGTAAGCCTTCATGGAGGTCGGAATAAGACATTGTTGATTGAAACAATGACATCAACTACAAGCTTGGTTTTTACTTGAGTGTTGTCTGTGGCAAGACTTTCCATTGGATTGATCTAAGACATACCCTCCTACCCATTTACCAAAAAAGTACAAATGTGTAAGTATAATACAAGTCAGCCACAACTTTAAAACGTGAATTGACATTTacctctaattttttttactcaaacCAATGGTCAGGACATCAATACTTTTTCTAAGTTGTTTAAAGATTTTGGACTTGTCTTTTTTAGTATCCTTCTCGTTTTCCTATCAGTTAATCACCTCTCACTGTGCATTTTAGTTTCTGGAGAAAAGTAGATACCACCGCTTGGAATTTGTTTAAGCCTGCCATCCTAGGATCACATTATACGTAAATGGCTCATCAAGCAAGAGCTATTTCAGCATTACCGTTTTCCTATGGGGGTCGTCTCATAAGGATGTCGGTACATCAATAGTTCCCAAAGGCATCAACCCTCCAAAACCTTTTAAAGGGATCGATACCGGCTTTAAAGTTACAAAATCTAAATCCATTCTCTTCAACACATCCAATAAGATAATGTTGATGGAATTTTCATTATCTACAAGCACCTTCTTTATCTGGAATTAGCCACATCCATGGATATGATGAGAGGATCATCCTTTGGTCTTTCCACCCCATGATGATCACTGTCATCAAAGGTTATTAGATTAGTTCTTTGCGTTTTATGTATCGCCAGGATGAGTCCGCTCTGGTTTGAAGCCCTGGAGTATCTTTTCCTTGCGTCCTAGAGTTTCCCGATGTGGGTCCTCCTAAGATGGTATTTATGACATCTCTTCTTGGTTGGTTATCATCAACCCCCTTTCTTTCGGAATCGTTAACTATTTCTTGCCTTCCTGGGAGTCTTATAAGATTGGTGTTTCCCTCTCGTGATTGACTCATTTGCCTCAGCTGGAATTTTGTACTACTCTTATACCAAAGAGGTCAATCTCTCAATCTCATCCTTCAACTGAAAGCATTTTTCTGTGTCATGCCCTACATCTCTGTGGAAGTAACAATACTTGTGGTATTCCTACGAACTTGGCCTTCGTTCATGGGTGCTGGAGACCTTACTGCTATTTTCTTTGGCCATCAGGGCTCTCCCCCTTCGTGCATTGAGGGGTGTATAGGTCGTGAACTTCCCCACATGGGGTGGCCTCTTGTCCCTTGCATATCCTCCTATCCCATGGGAGCGTTCATTGTAGTTGATAGTTCATAAAGTTGCATGATGTGTTCTAAGGATAGTGCATGCTCTTGGGAGTCCTTACACCCATCATATTTGGGAGATTTGGGATTTTAAATCACCTAAGGGCTAATTCTGCCACAAAAGAGGACCCCCTTCTCCTCATTGGATATAAACGACTCACTTCTCATTCCTTATACAAGAGGTTCCTAAGGCTCCCAtgaacccccccccccccccccccccccccccccccccccccggggGGGGCTCATTCTCTTGTATCAGTGTTGTTCGTTGTAAATTTCCTCCTCAAATAATCTTCTCTGTGTGAAAGTTGTTTCTTTAGCGCTGGCTTCACTCTACTCTAGTGCCGCTTTAACAACGGTAGAGATAATATTCTGCAAGTCTTCCCTCATAAGTTGTATAAGAGCTCCCGTTCTTATCACTCCTAGAGTGCCCATTTCCTCAGGTGAGTTTCTCTCATTAGGAAATCGATCATTCGCTATACCGTCATGTATTATGTGCTCAAGGTTGTTTTCCACATATGGTGCCAAAATGATGGGGCTCGATCTCCAAATGTCATAAGTCATTAGACTCCTGGGCTTGAACGGATGAGAACAAGCTTGAGACTGCACAACAAAGAGGTTTACACTAGATTCGGTGTGAGTACTGCGACGTTTAAGTTAGGTCTTAGAAAGATAAATCATAAGTCAATATTATGGAATATATGAGTTTATCTAATGAATATTTAcctatattttcataaatgcTGGGGTATATATACCGAGAACCACTTGTACGGATGACATATGTCCTCTTTGGTAATACCAACACGTGTTGCTCATCCATCCTCCTCAGCTGACTTGTGGACCTAAATGGGCCTTACTTTACCTATGGATCCGTGTCATCATCATTTGGGTTGTTTTGGACAATCTCATGTTTAGCACAAAGGTATTGATCTTTGCCAATTTTAATCACATCAAATTGgatttctcttcttcatttatttcattttaaaatttactagCAGATAGGATTATGTATATGAAAagtaatacaataaataaatttgcatTTACCTACTCAAACTAGGAAATTGTTAATCTAATTCTCAAAAATAGTTTCATAACTTGCAGAAAGTTCCGTTTTCAGTCTACTAGTTAATAGAAAAAACTACAACAACCATTAATCTTTTTAGAATGGAGTGAAACAATTACATGCTCGCATGTAGTTTTTTCGATCAATTCTTATGAAAGTTGGTAGGAGAATGAAAAATGAGAGTTTTAGAAGttataaaactattttttagaattctataaaaacttggactaaaattatacaaaatccaAGTTACGGaacgaaaaatatataatttcccCCGTCCCAAAACTTATGATTAGagatttttaaatcaattatcttaaaattaattgtatgaCTCATGGAGAAGCACATCCAATGGCAAAACTTGGACATCAGTGCGTATTGCACAAGTCAAAGGCAGCAATTCACTCATCACCAGCAATTTCCTATACAAAATGCATGCAATTTGTTGCTGTTCTTTTATTAATCGAcaacattataaatacttcaagAGCTCAAATAGTTAGATCGAGTCACGGTACATTCGAAACAAAAGCTTCAGTATTTCCCTACTCAAAACTTTCAAAGAAAATGTCGAGCAGCCAGTTCAATGCAGGACAAACCCACGGCCAGACTCAGGTGAATATTCATCTCACAATTGCATTATGAGATACTTAAATAGTATTTTCCGATTTTAAGCGAAACTGAAACCTCATGATTCTGAGGTCATCATAAGTTCGAACTCTACAAACGTGTGGGATGTTGTCCTACTTTAATAGTAGGCGTTGAgtagatataattatctgatattgttatttaatatatgattgttatagtTGTTAAATATACAGATTTCATATTATGATTGTAATCGGCTTATtcataaagaataataatgCATCGCTTTCACtttaaaaaacatacatattttaCATATCGCATTATACATCAAGTATGACtgaaaaaagggataattacactcaccTCTCCTAAAGTTAGGTGTAATTATTACACGTAGGCTCActgtggtttggaaaattacatctagcacccctgaggtttgcttccgtctaacaaataagacTCTcaatttagtcaaaattcatcgaatttactgatattaataaaaaaattttaaaaaaaatactatatctACCTcggattgacttattattgatttattacatgtcaaataaatattttatgatcaaattactctcatacatcttcacgTGTTAAtgcagaaagaaaattaaatcggaaaaaaattatttaactcgcaataagtcagtacagtaataagtcaatcgaaagtaaatatcaatttttacttagtttttttattagaattaacaaatttggtgaattttaactagcGGATGGACTTattgttagacagaagcaaactttaaaaatactacgtataatttttttaattataaaaaatctacatataattatatcagatTTCACGAGGAGAGGGTGTAATTATTGCAAGACAAAAAAAAGGCGTTTATTAAGTAAAGAGATCATAGAGATGTGGTATACTTAACTTTATATGAATATACTATTGGGCAGGCAAAGGCAGAGAATTGGACGGAATCAGCTAAGAGCACAGCAAATGCGGCGCATGACAAGGCCTGCGATATGGCGGGTGATTCCCAAGGGCAGGCCCAGAGAAGCAAGGAGGAAAATGCTGGACTTCTTCAGCAGGTTCTTAACTTATCTTTCTAAACaaaatgtacaaaataaacaagggataattacatctagatcccttttaaaaacacaaattacattttctttcaatttttttttgaaattgtacttatacttcatttaaaattcaatctgTACACCTAACACCATTTCATTCggatttggacgaaaaatactaacgttaacaagaaaattccataaattttcagttttgccactcgtttaatattttcatgtatagttttgtacttataataaataaatataatatatatatatatatatatatatctgtgtgGAGTAAGgttaacataattacaaattttctcttatagGCATGAAcatgttaaatgaggggttACTAATGTCATCATTTTTCGTTCAAACCCTAACGAAAATAGTTCATGTGTAAAACAGTGAATTTTCGGATGGAGTGTAAGTGGAATTCTGAAACTTCTACGGAAGAATTAAAGTgcaattcaatatttttacagGAGGCCGAAGTGTAATCAAcccaaataaaaagtattcgtataatttttttttattatgttttcaGTTGCTCAATCATGAAAGTTCATTTAGGAGTTGAATCAATATATGATTGagtttgattatatatttgtgtacaAATTTAGGGTAAGTGTATATAGTTTTGTTTccttaatttgattattgttgtGCAGACCGGAGAACAGATGGTGAACATGGCTCAAGGGGCCATCGATGGAATGAAGAACACTCTTGGGATGAATGACAAGAAGTGAAAGAAAGAATACTTAATgtcttttgaatttcttgataaAGATTTATAGCTCCCAAGATGTAATAAGAAGAGCTTTTACAATCTCATGCTGTCATAAGATAGATGGATTTTAGGGTGTTAGCAATCTTTTTGTAGTGATAGAATTGTGTTCTAATTTTAGGATTCTATCACTGAATTCTTGTCATAATGTAATGTAATGATGTCGTAAAAACAATTCgcaacttatttatatatgtctaATTAATTTGAGCATTTCGTCACTAGTTATGTATAACCTGACAAGTTCTTACATAACAAAAGGacttaattgattttatgacATGCGTCGTCTATTTAACGCCCATATTCAGGGAATGATGTTTTTCGTCTATAACTTAGGATCTTTCCGCTTTTGGCCTCATGGGTTACGgaattttcacttttagtcTAATAACATCTAGAAAGTAGCACTTTTGATCAAATGAAACATTTTCGTTATATGTTTTAACGGGAAAAGAGCATGTGATCATTGGAACCTTTACATTTTTGGTTACATATGTTACAagattctcacttttgatctcatatatttaatgatcATGTAGCTTTTTTCATTAAACATATACACCAAATTCTTTCACATTACTATAcaaagatgaagatgaaagaTGCGTCTTAaggatgtatatatatatatatatatatatatatatatagagagagagagagagagagaattaaaatctaataaaattcCTGTTAAAAAGACTGAAAAAGACCACAAGCTAATTATGGTTTTAAGACATGTTGATAGGCGAAAACAACGGTCGATTTTGATgttggtaaaatttttaatatacttttgtaataaatttgtcctttcacacatatatatatatatatatatatattatattaatatgttgaATGCATTgtataatagaaatatttttaataagcaatttataaaatattttatacgttattaaaaaagaataaacgagaaaatttatttcttattattaattcaaaataatattttgaattaataaaaaaaatgatacttGATAAAATACACCCTAGAATAAGAATTTCTATGgaatcactatttttttttttttttgcctataCCAATCATATTTATATCGGAACGGACTTGAGAATGCCAATTCCATTTCTATACACCAATTCTGGCCTTCGtttcataaaacaaatatcTTGAAATCTTGTGGGATACAATTTAGactccaaaaagttaaaaattataaaaaaagtaaaatacttatgtagtaattaattttatgagaaaaatgGTAAAACTAT from Sesamum indicum cultivar Zhongzhi No. 13 linkage group LG3, S_indicum_v1.0, whole genome shotgun sequence harbors:
- the LOC105158625 gene encoding late embryogenesis abundant protein 1; this translates as MSSSQFNAGQTHGQTQAKAENWTESAKSTANAAHDKACDMAGDSQGQAQRSKEENAGLLQQTGEQMVNMAQGAIDGMKNTLGMNDKK